From Plasmodium brasilianum strain Bolivian I chromosome 3, whole genome shotgun sequence, the proteins below share one genomic window:
- a CDS encoding hypothetical protein (conserved Plasmodium protein): MEKIKFFIMTLFINLALNRYATVKCEDNIFEEIPVEANKPFNENIMNILSSVTLGQSVKREKNVLSNLASYTQLLKLVSSLDSQDEEYEGLFHINTTKKRSNNKQFEIIYSPKKTYKNNVNDVKKEINKTLFG; this comes from the coding sequence atggaaaaaataaaattttttattatgaccCTTTTCATAAATCTCGCGCTGAATAGATATGCAACAGTAAAATGTGAAGATAATATCTTTGAGGAAATACCAGTAGAAGCAAACAAACCGTTTAATGAAAACATTATGAACATTTTAAGTTCAGTAACCTTAGGTCAAAGtgtaaaaagagaaaaaaatgttttatcgAACTTGGCTAGTTACACACAATTACTAAAACTTGTGAGTTCACTTGATTCTCAGGATGAGGAATATGAAGgattatttcatattaataCGACAAAAAAGAGAAGCAATAATAAACAATTTGAAATTATATACTCCCCCAAAAAAActtacaaaaataatgtaaacgatgtgaaaaaagaaataaacaaaacaCTATTTGGGTAG
- a CDS encoding hypothetical protein (conserved Plasmodium protein) produces the protein MKTHADHRKNNKDRKKKKKKREANMWIIFSYTDKNTNYQDEEEENDIFANNILKRHARRNSKSLYYNNGKETILNKINYNNLSSFINNDIYNNCNREILSDTEREIDLVFNSNIDLYHSDKNPSNDTPFFNNGKGVLKDKSIYDQRKESILNGGNRFSQILYFENVEGYKAFNSNSGKNCSIGRGIKDNIGRSIKRRSNSSRKGNRAVNETYKTDEERIWDALDYPFVGSGTRGKDKEKEKEGKLCKKSSVQENCSHNIFPQHSFFHFSDEPLSNEYESEFGESFRKNSFEGTHKVQDSDMYPYFDILSLDSNSGRKKSAILHDFDQAKNENSKDIEFFPVDSWEKIDIIKLNEANHFNNVLSDCSEIKTSEDEKIDVIIKAGVNDKYYIHEEENLKEFNEFQVKSNVEISKEKEKENDENVFSSYVFLEQLNEDLLLSDLASGRRKGVDVHFYHDNLKDDKGINTKDYIPTVNIKEKDEEGKQKKGISISSEIYYNEKEYNSLPISTEEDHWKDQKLDAFFFENEAKDSILLDPITDRKIKKKGMKMRSEAGLEAGWEKSRITKSMKKKKKKNKNNNNSSSYNNNSSSYNNNSSSYNNNSSSYNNNSSSYNNNSSSYNNNSSSYNNNSSSYNNNSSSYNNNNTMNDVYKSNYDDVNLVNSTECALYNSKLCSPSSTFNHWDNCTNMMTYTPVNIAHNDVSFGSIGSEKMNLFHLNVNDVKEDYFEEVFLHEGEMNSHTVCTHDDLFSYEEKGVSSDIDINIGANNSKETDTKGSLFSSEQTLFDDKMVINMDCLKKHMNDFFIFDHNQSIDSTNGLDKSMYDVNADKKKAANGKITPFTELTSLNDNFFFPLEGLKEEKDAFTSITESFGQMQFQHSALDEGVGKREQYPHNVHDGAFKEGKQSEWQTEQHTDRHIEQQTNPADVEIHLDEVHCSPIHSDIFSFLQEGEEVRMDGVVEEKKEMQMRFISRTNRNSIVMEKEKNDDEDIVKQSLQKGIECKDGTYMCLNNVDHYMKRNHTELGTDCESNAFLEIIEEIENISKDIIGNNMNDEIFFENETGNFSSCISIDAEKDNCNEERVLRDELRGTLYVNRCMSNSSSYQFKKTENASSNEIHLSDKRYDDIHLYFDHLNKLNRRSITGEAENSLDKGKKPNVEIHTVNKKQGSTTSKWEKIDRKAHVDGMIKMNNQVDYKNRSVNFDSFFLNQKKKTEEGRLHIKSNILPNEQELKFYESIYNILMNKEYIESFRVIEENADSNCRDIDIFNFQIYLKRVKNIMKRGFIDMYDYTDYTHILIDDIFYMNIKEFFLFNIYIVNINKCINRKNVLINNISNTHNFINDFYNKYEKVLTQDEFYKNISYSLYFLVFINLLVDMSFKLLCCVKKVNPNELLKRVISYIQEEKMMHVLIETYSYLYHIYEVLTKRTLDEKRKKKVIKIIRKSKSFKLVSKYIFKINNSCFHLLLFFLPLSVPPFKNKTNISEYLLNYFLKNINKIIFKYIKDENGSKAFHVERTHAQDGIVHLKKSYPRMENNTKEEVVSDGKRLTSEDGETPTRVNYNNDSYLKEKGKGTKDYEINKCILKRQAKNELNKTDKRYTNKWEKIEQQPLLCKNIGNLLNKNIKGIIDNIVKNNKKNICLLKIKKLEQLFLYCFQQNNNEKPTNNLISVLTDIHINEKIEHIENILELYIKKNIYFYHTFFKRIIPIVNSITNIFEDLETLFSLYINYKIKKRKKLFYFYDPWLRAVWKKKKKKKKGYSGKMQLEVAHEGVESGQTENENVERKEGKKEKEKEEEKEEEKEEEKEEEKEEEKEEEKEEEKKKEKKKEKDEDKDVNMDVDADKDDDEHVNEMLCQSTCEAEDFIGDFKTMDKNFVTNNIFHDIKNFYDIKNISHILSYVASEKNTYKSEHKYRSNLSENKLKEYYSYILKLCYDERYIKINTRALKCLFFNLYYS, from the exons ATGAAAACGCACGCGGACCATCGCAAAAACAATAAAGacagaaagaaaaaaaaaaaaaaaagagaagcgAATATGTGGAT tatattttcttatacgGATAAAAATACCAATTACCAAGATGAGGAAGAAGAGAATGATATATTTGCAAATAATATACTAAAACGACATGCAAGAAGAAATAGTAAAAGCTTGTATTACAACAATGGTAAGGAAActatattaaacaaaataaattataataatttaagctcttttattaataacgatatatataataattgcaACAGGGAAATATTAAGTGACACAGAAAGAGAAATTGATCTAGTTTTTAATAGTAACATCGATTTATATCATAGTGATAAGAATCCATCGAATGatactcctttttttaataacggAAAGGGTGTGCTAAAAGATAAAAGTATTTATGATCAAAGGAAAGAGAGCATACTAAATGGAGGGAACAGGTTCAGCCAAATTTTGTATTTCGAAAATGTGGAAGGCTATAAGGCATTTAACAGTAACAGTGGAAAAAACTGTAGCATTGGGAGAGGCATTAAGGACAACATTGGGAGGAGTATTAAACGCAGAAGTAACAGCAGTAGAAAGGGTAACCGTGCTGTAAATGAAACTTACAAGACGGATGAAGAAAGAATATGGGATGCCTTGGACTATCCATTTGTTGGTAGTGGTACGCGTGGGAAAGATaaagagaaagagaaagaaggtaaattatgtaaaaaaagcaGTGTGCAGGAAAATTGTTCACACAATATTTTTCCTCAGCAtagtttttttcatttttcggATGAACCATTAAGTAACGAGTACGAGTCAGAGTTTGGAGAGTCGTTTCGGAAAAACAGCTTTGAGGGGACCCATAAGGTACAAGATAGTGATATGTACCcatattttgatattttaaGTCTCGATTCTAATAGTGGTAGAAAAAAATCTGCAATTTTGCATGACTTTGATCAGgcgaaaaatgaaaatagtaAAGATATTGAGTTTTTCCCTGTAGACTCATGGGAAAAAATAGACATCATAAAACTAAACGAAGCAAACCATTTTAATAACGTATTGAGTGACTGTtcagaaataaaaacaagCGAGGATGAAAAAATAGATGTAATAATCAAAGCAGGAGTAAATgacaaatattatatacatgagGAGGAAAATTTAAAGGAGTTCAATGAATTTCAAGTTAAAAGTAATGTTGAAATATCAAAGgagaaagaaaaggaaaatgatgaaaacgTTTTTTCTAGTTATGTTTTTCTCGAACAATTAAATGAGGACTTACTACTGTCCGACTTGGCAAGTGGTAGAAGAAAAGGAGTGGATGTTCATTTCTACCATGATAACTTAAAAGATGACAAGGGAATTAATACAAAAGACTACATACCTactgtaaatataaaagaaaaggatgAAGAGGggaagcaaaaaaaaggtatatcTATTTCAAGTGAAATATactataatgaaaaagaatataactCTCTTCCAATCAGTACTGAAGAGGATCATTGGAAGGACCAAAAGTTAGATGCattcttttttgaaaatgaaGCGAAGGACTCGATTCTCTTGGATCCTATAACGGacaggaaaataaaaaaaaagggtatgAAAATGAGAAGTGAAGCAGGATTGGAAGCGGGATGGGAAAAATcaa GAATAACGAAAtcgatgaaaaaaaaaaaaaaaaaaaataaaaataataataatagtagtagttataataataatagtagtagttataacaataatagtagtagttataacaataatagtagtagttataacaataatagtagtagttataataataatagtagtagttataacaataatagtagtagttataacaataatagtagtagttataacaataatagtagtagttataataataataacaccATGAATGATGTTTATAAATCTAATTATGACGATGTCAACTTGGTAAATAGTACAGAATGTGCATTATACAATAGCAAGCTTTGTTCCCCTAGTAGTACTTTCAACCATTGGGACAACTGTACCAACATGATGACTTATACCCCTGTCAATATTGCACATAACGATGTGAGTTTTGGAAGCATTGGTAGTGAAAAGATGAACCTTTTCCACTTAAACGTTAATGATGTAAAAGAAGACTATTTTGAAGAGGTATTTTTACATGAAGGGGAGATGAATAGTCATACTGTATGCACTCATGATGATTTGTTTTCATATGAAGAGAAAGGAGTTAGTTCAGATATCGACATTAATATAGGGGCTAATAATTCTAAGGAAACAGATACAAAGGGGAGTTTATTCTCTTCAGAACAAACCCTTTTTGATGATAAAATGGTAATAAATATGGACTGTTTAAAGAAACATATGAAcgatttcttcatttttgaCCATAACCAAAGTATAGATAGCACAAATGGTTTGGACAAAAGTATGTACGATGTGAATGCTGATAAAAAGAAAGCTGCAAATGGAAAGATAACACCATTTACCGAGTTAACGTCTTTGAATGATaacttcttttttccattgGAAGGActtaaagaagaaaaggacGCTTTCACCTCTATCACTGAGTCATTTGGACAAATGCAATTCCAGCACAGTGCATTAGATGAGGGGGTAGGAAAAAGAGAGCAGTACCCCCATAATGTGCACGATGGAGCATTTAAAGAGGGGAAGCAATCAGAGTGGCAAACAGAGCAACACACAGATCGGCATATAGAGCAACAAACAAATCCAGCGGATGTCGAAATCCACCTGGACGAAGTGCACTGTAGTCCCATCCACAGTgatatcttttcttttcttcaaGAAGGGGAAGAAGTACGCATGGACGGAGTGgtagaagagaaaaaagagatGCAAATGCGTTTTATCTCAAGGACAAATAGAAATAGCATTGTtatggaaaaggaaaagaacgATGATGAGGATATAGTAAAACAGAGTTTACAGAAAGGAATAGAATGTAAGGACGGTACTTATATGTGTCTAAATAATGTAGATCATTATATGAAGAGAAATCACACGGAACTTGGAACAGACTGTGAGAGTAACGcttttttagaaataatagAAGAGATAGAAAATATCAGTAAAGACATAATTGGAAATAACATGAAcgatgaaatattttttgaaaatgaaACAGGAAATTTTAGCAGTTGTATAAGTATTGATGCAGAAAAGGACAACTGTAACGAGGAAAGAGTGTTAAGGGATGAGTTAAGGGGTACACTATATGTGAATAGATGCATgagtaatagtagtagttatcagtttaaaaaaacagaGAATGCCTCTTCCAATGAGATACACCTCAGTGACAAACGGTATGATGATATACACCTATATTTTGACCATTTGAATAAACTTAATAGAAGAAGTATTACGGGGGAAGCCGAGAATTCCTTAGATAAGGGAAAGAAACCAAATGTAGAGATACATACGGTAAATAAGAAGCAAGGTAGTACTACTAgtaaatgggaaaaaatagATAGAAAAGCACATGTTGATGGAATGATAAAGATGAATAACCAAGttgattataaaaataggaGTGTTAATTTtgattccttttttttgaatcaaaagaagaaaacaGAGGAGGGACGACTTCACATCAAGTCGAATATACTACCTAACGAACAAGAATTAAAATTCTATGAATCTATTTACAATATACTTATGAACAAAGAGTATATAGAATCATTTCGTGTAATAGAAGAGAACGCAGATTCAAACTGTAGAGATatagatatttttaattttcaaatatatttaaaaagagtaaagaatattatgaaaagaGGTTTTATCGATATGTATGATTATACAGACTATACACATATACTTATagatgatatattttatatgaatataaaagaatttttccttttcaatatatacatagtaaatataaataaatgtataaacagAAAGAATGTtctaattaataatattagcaatactcataattttatcaacgatttttataataaatatgaaaaggtTCTAACACAAgatgaattttataaaaacataagctactctctttatttcttagtttttataaatttgcTTGTAGATATGTCATTTAAACTGCTTTGCTGtgttaaaaaagtaaatccCAATGAACTACTAAAGAGAGTAATAAGTTATATACaagaggaaaaaatgatGCACGTATTGATAGAAACTTATTCCTACTTGTACCATATTTATGAAGTGTTGACCAAACGTACCCTAgatgaaaagagaaaaaaaaaagtaataaaaataattcgaAAAAGCAAAAGTTTTAAACTagtaagtaaatatatattcaaaataaataattcttgTTTTCATCTCTTACTATTTTTCCTTCCATTATCTGTTCcaccttttaaaaataaaacgaacATTTCCGAGtatcttttaaattactttttgaaaaatatcaacaaaattatttttaaatatataaaggatGAGAATGGTAGTAAGGCATTCCATGTTGAACGTACACATGCACAGGATGGAATAGTTCATTTAAAGAAGTCTTATCCTCGAATGGAAAACAATACTAAAGAAGAAGTGGTATCTGATGGAAAGAGGTTAACAAGTGAGGATGGAGAAACACCTACACGTGTAAACTATAACAATGATTCATATTTGAAAGAAAAGGGAAAAGGGACAAAAgattatgaaataaataaatgtattttgaAAAGACAAGCAAAGAATGAGTTGAACAAGACCGACAAAAGGTATACGAACAAGTGGGAAAAAATTGAGCAGCAACCTCTCCTTTGTAAGAATATAGGAAACctgttaaataaaaacatcaAAGGAATAATTGACAATATTGTaaagaacaataaaaaaaatatttgcttattgaaaataaaaaaattagagcaattatttctatattgtTTTCAGCAGAACAATAATGAAAAACCTACAAACAATTTAATATCTGTTTTAAcagatatacatattaatgaaaaaattgaacatatcgaaaatatattagaactgtatataaaaaaaaatatatacttttatcaTACCTTTTTTAAACGTATTATACCTATTGTTAATAGTATAACCAATATTTTTGAAGATTTAGAAACTCTATTTtcgttatatattaattataaaattaaaaagaggaagaaattattttatttttatgatcCCTGGTTGA GGGCAgtgtggaaaaaaaaaaaaaaaaaaaaaaaaggatacaGCGGAAAAATGCAGTTAGAGGTGGCACACGAGGGAGTGGAATCGGGACAAacggaaaatgaaaatgtagaGAGGAAGGAGGGGAAGAAGGAGAAGGAGAAGGAGGAGGAGAAGGAGGAGGAGAAGGAGGAGGAGAAGGAGGAGGAGAAGGAGGAGGAGAAGGAGGAGGAGAAGGAGGAGGAGAAGAAGAAGGAGAAGAAGAAGGAGAAGGATGAAGATAAGGATGTGAATATGGATGTGGATGCGGATAAAGATGACGATGAACATGTGAATGAGATGCTCTGTCAGAGTACCTGCGAAGCGGAAGACTTCATAGGCGATTTCAAAACAATGGATAAAAATTTCGTTACaaacaatatatttcatgatataaaaaatttttacgatataaaaaatattagtcATATACTTTCATATGTAGCTAGCGAGAAGAATACCTACAAAAGCGAACACAAATATAGGAGCAATTTGAGTGAGAACAAATTAAAGGAGTATTATtcgtatattttaaaactgtGTTATGATGagagatatataaaaataaacacgAGAGCACTTAAGTGTCTCTTCTTTAATTTGTACTACAGTTAG
- a CDS encoding DEAD box ATP-dependent RNA helicase — protein sequence MVSVENVKNLVKLCRIFQNVKISLSVESGRSSCFFRTVATDVAATAVTVGTPMSGSITAAITAAAGTTTPITNNVKEKESKSEAEENYLAEFVNGGKKIIYDNMNDLNALCLTKLKKLKADVHILTSSNREYVPYYFYDFFLAHYSFQSNYNNCLDKIEALKKMNDSIGNNEMKAEQIIGNNFFFCSSEDNTFIIKNRKLIIYDKKEEKTHIYCNREAVQKGIFIHNNYDKYAPDALCTTTDKCSTHYDKAVLHYNEVNHMNIDSFIKLSLEKNFRMKYVTTVQYCLFPFFLKNFDVLVHSFKGTGKTLAYCIPLLHKIIVQINNLKRNCTIIKENYVLALVVCPNIILVEQTYAIIKKLIMYHPCNIICHYIHGRKYMNMQDEINELKKKKPHVIVTTPVSFINHIKFSTNFSRMFFLCDTLIIDEAYFLLNPNYLKNILIIKNVLPKGHQTILLTCLVNNFLKHLAYRFLRLNYVHLNFVDNCIYDSNIFHAAALMNIINFNSNEKLNYINYISKNKNSRLFQLHHELNAKLITMYRHNILNCDDLGKLWHCKDATTFYQNVNAFNSYIVNSSVGSSSDKQLDFQNDFLAGHKSGNKSISINSSRSGNISNSSCSTKVDIGQGEQIKEHLGNDAPDGKGKNSNTEHSVNEKNNLNLCDKRNELMDENNSKINTKRKIKRRTEEITEEITEEFIYRGTQNDEKIKKLKLNNSDYNNYTVYSKNCVKYEENKGKNIPTHIFLKQEYLIYESDKLALILFNIICKELLSNDNINIVIFMPTVKMVQFFYVIFKHYIFKGYIFLLYLKLNNSLKKKNLFFISHYYDKENVNFSVSSDPFVSIDHVLPNSSIENSKKEVNDLGKGKDAFCYFSEEIYANCSKSSEQSEIQSDCLNEQNEYKLQDEEEFCYEKGGENNTIYQKEYEQLKDMLISCLHSKLSLDKKIYTLNNFNNSEKKKKNFIFYLYGMPRN from the coding sequence ATGGTGTCAGtggaaaatgtaaaaaatttagtaaaACTTTGTCGAATTTTccaaaatgttaaaatttcACTGAGCGTAGAAAGTGGTAGGAGCAGCTGTTTTTTTAGGACTGTTGCTACTGATGTGGCTGCTACTGCGGTTACTGTAGGTACTCCGATGTCTGGTTCTATCACCGCTGCTATAACCGCTGCGGCAGGCACTACTACCCCTATCACGAACAATGTCAAGGAGAAAGAGTCGAAGAGCGAAGCCGAGGAAAACTATTTAGCAGAGTTTGTTaatgggggaaaaaaaataatatatgacaATATGAACGATTTAAATGCATTATGCTtaacaaaattgaaaaaactCAAAGCGGATGTACATATACTAACGTCATCGAACAGGGAATACGTGCCATACTATTTTTATGACTTCTTCCTCGCACACTATTCTTTTCaaagtaattataataattgctTAGATAAAATTGAAgcgttaaaaaaaatgaatgatagtataggaaataatgaaatgaaaGCGGAACAGATAATaggtaataatttttttttttgttcatctGAAGATAACACATTcatcattaaaaatagaaaattaataatttatgataaaaaagaggaaaaaacgCACATATATTGTAATAGGGAAGCTGTTCAAAAAGGAATTTTCATTCACAACAACTATGATAAATACGCGCCAGACGCATTATGCACCACTACAGATAAATGTAGTACACATTACGATAAAGCAGTTTTGCATTATAATGAGGTAAACCATATGAACATTGATTCATTTATTAAGTTAAGtctagaaaaaaattttcgcATGAAATATGTTACTACTGTTCAATATTGTttattcccattttttttaaagaattttgATGTCCTAGTTCATTCATTTAAAGGTACTGGAAAAACGCTAGCTTATTGTATACCacttttacataaaataatagtccaaataaataatttgaaaagaaattgtacaataataaaagaaaattatgttCTTGCGCTTGTTGTTTGtccaaatataattttagttGAACAAACTTATgcaattattaaaaaattaattatgtaCCATCCATGTAATATCATATGTCATTATATACATggaagaaaatatatgaacatgcaagacgaaattaatgaattaaaaaaaaaaaagccacATGTAATTGTAACAACACCTGTATCTTTTATAAATCATATCAAGTTTTCAACAAATTTTTCaagaatgttttttttatgtgaTACATTAATTATTGATGAAgcttattttcttttaaatccAAActatcttaaaaatattttaattataaaaaacgtTTTACCTAAAGGACATCAgacaattttattaacatgtcttgttaataattttttaaagcatTTAGCATATAGATTTTTACGATTAAATTATGtgcatttaaattttgttgACAATTGTATTTATGACAGCAATATTTTTCATGCAGCTGCTCTCATGAACATAATCAATTTTAattcaaatgaaaaattaaactacattaattatattagtaaaaataaaaacagcCGCCTTTTCCAGTTGCACCACGAGCTTAATGCTAAGTTGATAACTATGTATAGACATAACATATTGAACTGCGACGATTTGGGAAAACTCTGGCATTGCAAAGACGCTACGACATTTTATCAAAACGTCAACGCGTTTAACTCGTATATAGTGAACAGCTCTGTAGGCAGTTCATCTGATAAGCAACTGGACTTTCAAAATGATTTTTTGGCGGGGCACAAAAGCGGTAATAAGAGCATTAGCATCAATAGCAGCCGTAGCGGCAACATCAGTAACAGCAGCTGTAGTACCAAGGTTGATATTGGGCAAGGTGAACAAATCAAAGAGCATTTAGGGAATGACGCACCTGATGGAAAGGGAAAAAACAGTAACACCGAACACAGtgtaaatgagaaaaataatttaaacttGTGCGATAAAAGAAACGAACTGATGGATGAAAATaacagtaaaataaatactaaaagaaaaataaaaagacgGACGGAAGAGATTACGGAAGAGATTACGGAAGAATTCATATATAGAGGTACtcaaaatgatgaaaaaataaaaaaattaaaattaaataatagtgattataataattacacAGTTTATAGTAAGAACTGTGtgaaatatgaagaaaataaagggaaaaatataCCTAcgcacatatttttaaaacaagaatatttaatatacgAATCGGACAAACTTgctttaatattattcaatATAATTTGTAAAGAGCTTTTAtcaaatgataatataaatattgttatttttatgccAACAGTTAAAAtggtacaatttttttatgtcatttttaagcattatatatttaaggggtacatatttttactttatttaaaattgaataattcgttaaaaaaaaaaaatttattttttatatcccattattatgataaggaaaatgtaaatttttctgtttcttCTGATCCTTTTGTTTCCATTGATCATGTCTTACCTAATTCGTCAATCGAAAATTCCAAAAAGGAAGTAAACGATTTAGGTAAAGGAAAAGATGCATTTTGTTACTTTAGCGAGGAGATTTATGCTAATTGTAGCAAAAGCAGTGAACAAAGTGAAATTCAATCGGACTgtttaaatgaacaaaatgaatataaactTCAGGATGAAGAAGAATTTTGTTATGAAAAAGGAGGAGAAAACAATACAATATATCAAAAAGAATATGAACAATTGAAAGATATGTTAATTTCCTGCCTACACAGCAAATTGAGCttggataaaaaaatatatacattgaataattttaacaattcagaaaaaaaaaaaaaaaattttattttctaccTCTATGGTATGCCAAGGAATTGA